In one Apostichopus japonicus isolate 1M-3 chromosome 18, ASM3797524v1, whole genome shotgun sequence genomic region, the following are encoded:
- the LOC139958903 gene encoding uncharacterized protein yields MYGLYYTSCYRYIMSDGLFSENKFGQARNQSTPCTLSSSHGTLNDPQSISRDRKAVAFNTQESIFLTLSIDFGSGNRISLAELPKEIREQTKILAVLIRNLLGASVNYMLDNLMHVIRYCIATYGREVDLQVQRLLANLELHKAKWLAIVDGYYTLKDRLYYVIYAFDLYVSTVQYIAHTLTPLEDSWFSFVDMFTIHVDELSVFVHSLSTFYRIPIERSIHDHRWNLIRSTATSTELAIEDHQLKGALTNIQITIVLSALANAVTGFIIIMSLLLFLKLTTTRNSSQPSRRVSCNDLIIQYTADNTGSMDNDTVNTDYIDTEETETFVTPMLTLRNSSSSTGEEFRGRMKVFLKQSVSEGCLSHLMGSTDQTGYDSDYMLDRCLSERDVSLSKYGKKVQRSIITPSYIASILRDDDVINASATSRNETRSTYTSDDYDGSLTSTDFSSHMLSSSSASSVSLTSSSTASSISLPSSTVAISEATLATGDAADIQLDEPTPAVSECTINFDIPLNHRDLHTEITEQLTGTGNLPNGLFYPHLGEALLFLSLTFFKNQFFN; encoded by the exons ATGTATGGACTCTACTATACTAGCTGCTACCGGTACATCATGTCAGATGGCTTGTTCAGTGAGAATAAG TTTGGACAAGCACGGAATCAGTCGACACCGTGTACTCTAAGCTCATCTCATGGAACATTGAACGACCCACAGTCCATCTCACGTGACCGAAAGGCTGTTGCATTCAACACACAAGAGTCGATCTTCCTTACCTTATCCATCGATTTTGGAAGTGGAAACCGGATTTCTTTGGCTGAGTTACCAAAGGAAATTCGGGAACAGACCAAGATTCTGGCTGTATTGATTCGCAATCTGCTGGGCGCATCCGTCAACTACATGTTAGACAATCTCATGCACGTCATCAGATACTGCATCGCTACATATGGTCGAGAAGTTGATCTCCAAGTCCAACGATTACTGGCGAATCTCGAGTTACACAAAGCGAAGTGGTTAGCTATCGTCGATGGTTATTACACCTTGAAGGATCGTCTCTATTACGTCATATATGCCTTTGACCTATATGTATCTACCGTACAATACATCGCTCACACCTTAACACCATTGGAGGACTCGTGGTTTTCCTTTGTTGATATGTTTACCATTCATGTTGATGAGTTATCCGTTTTCGTTCATAGTTTGAGTACTTTCTACCGAATTCCAATCGAGAGGTCAATACATGATCATCGATGGAATCTGATTAGGTCAACAGCAACAAGTACTGAACTTGCAATTGAGGACCATCAACTGAAGGGCGCCCTCACTAACATTCAGATAACCATCGTACTGTCCGCTCTTGCCAACGCCGTCACTG gattcatcatcatcatgagcCTGTTACTCTTCCTCAAACTAACTACAACCAGGAACTCTTCCCAACCATCTCGACGAGTTTCTTGCAATGATTTGATCATTCAGTACACAGCTGACAACACTGGCTCCATGGACAATG ACACCGTCAATACCGACTATATCGACACCGAAGAAACCGAGACATTCGTCACTCCGATGCTTACACTGCGAAACTCATCTTCATCGACTGGTGAAGAGTTTCGAGGCAGAATGAAGGTCTTTCTCAAACAGTCTGTTTCTGAGGGTTGCCTCAGTCACCTGATGGGATCGACAGATCAGACCGGCTACGACAGTGATTATATGCTGGACCGATGTCTGTCGGAACGTGACGTCTCTCTCAGCAagtacggcaagaaagtacaGAG GTCCATCATAACTCCGAGCTATATAGCATCAATACTCCGtgacgatgacgtcatcaatgcCTCTGCGACGAGCAGAAACGAGACCCGCTCGACTTACACATCAGACGATTATGACGGTTCTCTTACATCCACCGACTTCTCATCTCACATGCTCTCGTCATCTTCAGCCTCCTCCGTCAGCCTCACATCCTCATCCACTGCTTCCTCCATCAGCTTGCCTTCTTCTACCGTCGCCATCTCTGAGGCAACACTGGCTACTGGTGACGCCGCTGACATCCAACTAGACGAGCCCACTCCTGCCGTCTCTGAATGTACCATCAACTTCGACATACCGTTGAATCACCGCGATCTTCACACCGAGATAACCGAACAACTAACGGGTACCGGAAATCTTCCAAACGGTCTCTTCTACCCGCATCTTGGAGAAGCATTGCTTTTCCTTTCTCTTACATTTTTTAAaaatcaatttttcaattgA
- the LOC139958557 gene encoding pyridoxal phosphate phosphatase PHOSPHO2-like: MQSTESDTGRGRCLLVIDFDHTISEKNTDSWVLRSLLSEDTVEKILASRQTEKFPWQQVMRNGFQALYNKNCFKDQIVNAIEEIPLVNGFAKFIESVGKQSHCEIIIASDSNTVFIEALLRKHKLVPYIDHVFTNPANFDNQGHLRLFPHHSHSCKTCEPNICKQKILRQHMEERERNGGKYDQIFVIGDGGNDFCPCKLLTENDVIFPRKGYRLIKKLERLSKSGDEEPVLASIVPWEDGEDLLASFKQVAGLRLE, translated from the coding sequence ATGCAAAGCACTGAGTCAGATACTGGCCGTGGCCGATGCTTACTGGTTATCGATTTCGACCACACAATTTCCGAAAAGAACACAGATAGTTGGGTTCTCAGATCTCTTCTCTCGGAAGATACAGTTGAAAAAATACTTGCTTCAAGGCAAACTGAGAAATTTCCATGGCAACAGGTGATGAGAAATGGGTTTCAAGCTCTTTATAATAAAAATTGCTTCAAAGACCAAATTGTCAATGCGATAGAAGAGATACCTCTAGTGAACGGCTTTGCAAAGTTTATAGAATCGGTAGGGAAACAAAGTCATTGTGAAATTATCATTGCTTCAGACTCGAACACAGTATTCATCGAAGCATTACTGCGGAAGCATAAACTGGTTCCATACATTGACCATGTTTTTACCAACCCAGCAAATTTTGATAACCAAGGCCATTTACGACTATTTCCTCATCATTCCCATTCTTGCAAAACTTGTGAACCAAACATTTGTAAACAGAAGATACTAAGGCAGCACATGGAGGAAAGAGAGCGGAACGGGGGCAAATATGATCAGATTTTTGTGATCGGAGATGGAGGCAATGACTTTTGTCCGTGTAAGCTTCTGACAGAGAACGACGTCATCTTCCCTAGGAAAGGGTACCGGCTCATAAAAAAGTTGGAGAGGCTTTCAAAGTCTGGTGATGAAGAGCCAGTCCTTGCATCGATTGTGCCCTGGGAGGATGGAGAGGACCTGTTAGCATCCTTTAAGCAAGTTGCAGGTCTCCGGTTAGAATAG